The Deltaproteobacteria bacterium genome has a segment encoding these proteins:
- a CDS encoding glutamate synthase, whose product MNQRQFYQAIVNSRAHLLEKADRSLHLPRHPDAEEGGCGVTGFACNIPVSGRHIFEPSVQMHNRGNGKGGGIAAVGLEAAKLGVDQATLEADFLLQIALLDPTVLKELEARYIRPHFQVDHEAFVPTVKDFREVPGLEIEPPRVKRYFVRVKPEVVEAFQKERHLEKLSPEKAAEEFVYQNTFQLNQSYYSSLGEKRAFVLSHGRNMMILKIVGYAEQVTQYYLLEDFKAHVWIAHQRYPTKGRVWHPGGAHPFIGLDEALVHNGDFANYYSVSEYLYQRNVVPLFLTDTEVSVQVFDLLNRVYGYPLEYIIESLAPTTEMDFDNLPLEKQKIYRQIQTTQIHGSPDGPWFFIIARNLTGRKAYQLIGITDTAMLRPQVFALQKGEVEIGLVCSEKQAIDATLQSLAREDPRFGTVADRYWNARGGSYTDGGSFIFTVKESGPDQWKLACQDKFGRAVDVPADRTPYDFRIELKTAAMSGGVEKKIQEGLKKGEIASLFSSLQNFISEGDYARFGSFLKHLELLAREEKSKEGIIELLTLLLDRRYPTGTKRRRSLLQMVNQSLENIFEALPLLNEASGKLFFRIDYAQRQTLRAPASGEKFLVINGGQFPPEGEDCDARLVVKAYELGWKRFIGYAYRGQRFLGCGLGPETQGVRIDAYGSSGDYLGSGIDGLEIQVHGNAQDQLGQILKSGKIVVHGDAGQTFLYGAKGGEVYVLGNVAGRPLINAVGRPKVVINGTALDFLAESFMAGDPHNGGGFVILNGLTVDGQGKIIPQETPYPGSNLFSLASGGAIFIRDPFKKIVTEQLNGGEIVPFSEQDWQLILPFLQENEKLFGISIEDHLLNVDGRKRTPAEVYRTVQPARQTVLASGLEEWE is encoded by the coding sequence ATGAATCAAAGACAATTTTACCAAGCCATTGTTAATTCCCGTGCCCATTTGTTGGAAAAGGCCGATCGTTCCCTTCACCTGCCCAGGCATCCCGATGCCGAGGAAGGGGGCTGCGGGGTCACCGGTTTTGCCTGTAATATCCCGGTCAGCGGCCGGCATATCTTCGAGCCCTCGGTCCAGATGCACAACCGCGGCAACGGAAAGGGTGGGGGCATTGCCGCCGTCGGCCTGGAGGCCGCCAAGCTGGGCGTCGATCAGGCGACTTTGGAAGCGGATTTTTTACTGCAAATCGCCTTGCTGGACCCGACGGTCCTGAAGGAGTTGGAAGCCCGGTATATCCGTCCCCATTTTCAGGTCGATCATGAGGCTTTTGTGCCCACGGTAAAGGATTTCAGGGAGGTCCCCGGACTGGAAATAGAACCCCCCCGGGTCAAACGCTATTTTGTCCGGGTTAAACCCGAGGTCGTGGAGGCCTTTCAGAAAGAACGGCATTTGGAGAAATTGTCTCCTGAAAAGGCCGCCGAAGAATTCGTCTATCAGAACACCTTTCAACTGAATCAGAGTTATTACAGCTCCCTGGGAGAAAAAAGGGCCTTTGTCCTTTCCCACGGCCGGAACATGATGATCCTGAAGATCGTCGGTTATGCCGAACAGGTCACCCAGTATTATTTATTGGAAGATTTTAAGGCCCATGTCTGGATCGCCCATCAGCGCTATCCTACCAAGGGTAGGGTCTGGCATCCCGGCGGGGCCCACCCCTTTATCGGTCTGGATGAGGCCCTGGTCCATAACGGCGATTTTGCCAATTACTATTCGGTCAGCGAATACCTCTATCAGCGCAACGTGGTCCCCCTGTTTTTGACCGACACGGAGGTCTCCGTCCAGGTTTTTGATCTCTTAAACCGGGTCTATGGGTATCCCCTGGAATACATCATCGAATCCCTGGCCCCGACCACGGAAATGGATTTTGATAATCTGCCTTTGGAAAAACAAAAAATCTATCGCCAGATCCAAACCACCCAGATCCATGGATCCCCTGACGGACCCTGGTTTTTCATCATTGCCCGTAATCTGACCGGGCGTAAGGCTTATCAATTGATCGGCATCACCGATACGGCCATGCTGCGGCCCCAGGTCTTTGCCCTGCAAAAAGGGGAGGTGGAGATCGGCCTGGTCTGTTCCGAAAAACAGGCCATCGACGCCACGCTGCAAAGCCTGGCCCGGGAAGATCCCCGTTTCGGGACTGTGGCCGACCGCTATTGGAATGCCCGGGGCGGAAGCTATACCGATGGCGGGTCGTTCATTTTTACGGTGAAGGAATCCGGGCCCGATCAGTGGAAGCTGGCCTGTCAGGATAAATTCGGGCGGGCGGTCGATGTCCCTGCCGACCGGACCCCTTATGATTTTCGTATTGAACTGAAAACCGCCGCGATGAGCGGAGGGGTTGAAAAAAAGATCCAAGAGGGGTTGAAAAAAGGAGAGATCGCCTCATTATTTTCTTCTTTGCAGAATTTCATTTCCGAGGGAGATTATGCCCGGTTCGGCAGTTTCTTAAAGCATCTGGAACTCTTGGCCCGGGAAGAAAAATCAAAGGAAGGGATTATCGAACTGCTGACCCTGCTCCTGGACCGCCGTTACCCGACCGGGACCAAACGGCGCCGTTCCCTGCTGCAAATGGTCAACCAGTCCCTGGAGAATATTTTTGAGGCCCTGCCCCTTTTGAATGAGGCTTCCGGGAAATTATTTTTCCGGATCGATTATGCCCAGCGCCAAACCCTGCGGGCCCCGGCGAGCGGGGAAAAATTCCTGGTCATTAACGGCGGGCAGTTTCCACCGGAAGGGGAAGACTGCGATGCCCGTCTGGTCGTCAAGGCCTATGAACTGGGCTGGAAACGGTTTATCGGCTATGCCTACCGGGGCCAACGATTTTTGGGCTGCGGTTTGGGCCCCGAGACCCAGGGGGTGCGCATCGACGCCTATGGGAGCTCCGGAGACTATCTGGGTTCAGGGATAGACGGCCTGGAAATTCAGGTCCATGGAAACGCCCAGGATCAACTGGGCCAGATCCTTAAAAGCGGTAAAATAGTCGTCCATGGCGATGCCGGCCAGACTTTTCTTTACGGGGCCAAGGGCGGAGAGGTCTATGTGCTGGGCAATGTCGCCGGCCGGCCGCTGATCAATGCCGTGGGCCGGCCGAAAGTGGTCATCAACGGAACGGCCCTGGATTTCTTAGCCGAATCCTTCATGGCCGGCGATCCCCATAACGGTGGGGGTTTTGTGATCCTCAACGGCCTGACTGTGGATGGCCAGGGGAAGATCATCCCCCAGGAAACGCCTTACCCCGGTTCGAATCTTTTTTCCCTGGCTTCTGGCGGAGCCATCTTTATCCGTGATCCTTTTAAGAAGATCGTGACCGAACAGCTCAACGGCGGGGAAATCGTTCCCTTCTCCGAGCAGGACTGGCAGCTTATCCTGCCTTTTCTTCA